A single Musa acuminata AAA Group cultivar baxijiao chromosome BXJ2-1, Cavendish_Baxijiao_AAA, whole genome shotgun sequence DNA region contains:
- the LOC135599036 gene encoding serine carboxypeptidase-like 50 → METFVLLLFLSPFSFFAAPTTSSHLFPKEARPTRSGYLPIGPAAAANTSSAASLFFAFYEAQQPISPLPQTPLLIWLQGGPGCSSMLGNLFELGPYLVSPDSLTLRRNPDTWNHRFGLLFIDNPLGTGFSVAPSPVDVPRNQTAVAAHLISALRHFLAFDRSFHRRPLYITGESYAGKYVPSAGYYILRQNARLPPHRRINLRGVAIGNGLTHPVTQVGTHAVSAYFTGLINERQRARLVELQDEAIRLTLAANWSAASDARGKALEWLENATGLATLYDLTKKKPYDSGMLDVFLNKEEVKAALGVAKEVVWEVCSEVVGEALHADVMKSTKFMVEELVRRSRVLLYQGVYDLRDGVVSTEAWIKEMKWEGLGSFMKAKREVWKLDGELVGYVQRWGSLSHVVVYGAGHLVPADQGKSAQAMIEDWVMEKGLFGGAGA, encoded by the coding sequence ATGGAGACCtttgtcctcctcctcttcctctcgccGTTCTCCTTCTTCGCGGCTCCCACCACCTCTTCTCATCTCTTCCCCAAAGAAGCCCGCCCAACCAGATCCGGCTACCTCCCAATCGGCCCCGCGGCGGCCGCCAACACTTCGTCGGCGGCGAGTCTCTTCTTCGCCTTCTACGAGGCCCAGCAGCCGATCTCCCCTCTACCGCAGACCCCGCTCCTCATCTGGCTCCAGGGCGGCCCCGGCTGCTCCTCCATGCTCGGCAACCTCTTTGAGCTCGGCCCCTATCTCGTCTCTCCCGACTCCCTCACCCTCCGCCGGAACCCCGACACCTGGAACCATCGCTTCGGCCTCCTCTTCATCGATAACCCCCTTGGCACTGGCTTCAGCGTCGCCCCCTCCCCCGTCGATGTCCCCCGCAACCAGACCGCCGTCGCTGCCCACCTCATCTCCGCCCTCCGCCACTTCCTCGCCTTCGATCGCTCCTTCCACCGCCGGCCCCTCTACATCACCGGCGAGAGCTACGCCGGAAAGTACGTCCCCTCCGCTGGGTATTACATCCTGCGGCAGAACGCGCGGCTGCCGCCGCACCGCCGGATCAACCTCCGCGGCGTCGCGATCGGCAACGGGCTCACGCACCCCGTCACCCAGGTCGGCACCCACGCCGTCTCCGCGTACTTCACCGGCCTGATCAACGAGCGGCAGAGAGCGCGGCTCGTGGAGCTGCAGGACGAGGCCATAAGGCTGACGCTGGCGGCCAATTGGTCGGCGGCTTCGGACGCGAGGGGCAAGGCCTTGGAGTGGCTGGAGAACGCCACGGGCCTCGCGACGCTGTACGACCTGACCAAGAAGAAGCCGTACGACTCAGGCATGTTGGACGTGTTCCTGAACAAGGAGGAGGTGAAGGCGGCGCTGGGCGTGGCCAAGGAGGTGGTGTGGGAGGTGTGCAGCGAGGTGGTCGGAGAGGCCCTTCACGCTGACGTGATGAAGAGCACCAAGTTCATGGTGGAGGAGCTGGTGAGGCGGAGCAGGGTGCTGCTGTACCAGGGGGTGTACGACCTCAGGGATGGCGTGGTGTCAACGGAAGCCTGGATCAAGGAGATGAAGTGGGAAGGGCTGGGAAGCTTCATGAAGGCTAAGAGGGAGGTGTGGAAACTGGACGGCGAGCTCGTCGGGTACGTCCAGCGCTGGGGGAGCTTGAGCCATGTCGTCGTCTACGGTGCCGGCCATCTTGTGCCTGCGGACCAAGGGAAGTCAGCCCAGGCGATGATCGAGGACTGGGTCATGGAGAAGGGCTTGTTTGGGGGTGCCGGTGCTTGA